A section of the Prochlorococcus sp. MIT 1341 genome encodes:
- the atpA gene encoding F0F1 ATP synthase subunit alpha yields MVSIRPDEISSILKKQIADYDKSVSVSNVGSVLQVGDGIARIYGLEEVMAGELVEFEDGTEGIALNLEDDNVGAVLMGEGLGIQEGSTVKATGKIASVPVGEGTLGRVVNPLGQPVDGNGEISSTESRLIESVAPGIIKRKSVHEPMQTGITSIDAMIPIGRGQRELIIGDRQTGKTAIALDTIINQKGEDVVCVYVAIGQKSASVANVVEVLREKGALDYTVVVNASASDPAALQYLAPYTGAAIAEYFMYKGKATLVIYDDLTKQAQAYRQMSLLLRRPPGREAYPGDVFYLHSRLLERAAKLSDSMGKGSMTALPIIETQAGDVSAYIPTNVISITDGQIFLSSDLFNSGLRPAINVGISVSRVGGAAQTKAIKKIAGTLKLELAQFDELAAFSQFASDLDEATQNQLGRGKRLRELLKQPQFAPLNLAEQVAIVYAGVKGLIDEVPEEEVTHFARELREYLKTNKAEFISKVQQEKVLSEDTENMLKEAINEVKTSMLASV; encoded by the coding sequence TTAAGAAGCAGATCGCTGACTATGACAAGTCAGTTTCCGTTAGCAATGTTGGTAGTGTTCTCCAAGTAGGAGATGGCATCGCACGCATATATGGCCTTGAGGAGGTCATGGCAGGCGAATTGGTGGAGTTTGAGGATGGAACTGAGGGGATTGCTCTGAATCTTGAAGACGACAATGTAGGAGCGGTGCTAATGGGAGAAGGCCTTGGGATTCAGGAAGGAAGCACTGTTAAAGCGACAGGAAAAATTGCTTCAGTTCCGGTAGGGGAAGGTACTTTGGGACGGGTTGTTAACCCGTTGGGACAACCAGTTGATGGGAATGGCGAAATATCTTCAACTGAATCTCGTCTTATTGAATCTGTTGCTCCTGGAATTATTAAGAGAAAGTCAGTACACGAGCCGATGCAAACAGGGATCACATCGATTGATGCCATGATTCCAATCGGACGTGGCCAGCGTGAGCTCATAATTGGGGATCGTCAGACAGGCAAAACAGCAATCGCTCTAGATACGATTATCAATCAGAAAGGTGAAGATGTCGTCTGTGTTTATGTAGCTATAGGCCAGAAGTCCGCATCAGTTGCAAACGTTGTTGAGGTTTTGCGTGAGAAGGGAGCCCTTGATTACACGGTGGTAGTTAATGCAAGTGCATCTGACCCAGCTGCTTTGCAGTACTTGGCTCCATATACCGGCGCCGCAATCGCTGAGTATTTCATGTATAAAGGCAAAGCAACTTTGGTTATTTATGATGATTTAACAAAGCAGGCCCAGGCTTATCGCCAGATGTCTTTATTGCTTCGTCGTCCTCCTGGGCGTGAGGCCTATCCAGGAGATGTTTTCTATCTTCATAGTCGCTTACTTGAAAGAGCAGCAAAATTATCAGATTCAATGGGAAAAGGCTCAATGACAGCCTTGCCAATCATCGAGACACAAGCTGGTGATGTTTCTGCATACATTCCTACAAACGTTATATCTATTACTGATGGCCAAATCTTTCTAAGCTCTGATCTTTTTAATTCTGGACTGCGTCCAGCTATCAACGTTGGTATTTCGGTTAGCAGAGTTGGAGGTGCTGCCCAAACAAAAGCAATTAAGAAAATTGCAGGAACATTAAAATTAGAACTGGCCCAGTTTGATGAACTAGCAGCCTTTTCTCAGTTTGCCTCTGATCTCGATGAGGCTACTCAGAATCAACTTGGCAGAGGTAAGCGCTTGCGCGAATTGCTCAAGCAGCCACAGTTTGCTCCATTGAATCTCGCGGAGCAGGTGGCGATTGTTTATGCAGGTGTCAAAGGGCTTATTGATGAAGTCCCAGAGGAAGAGGTTACACATTTTGCTAGGGAACTCCGAGAATATTTAAAAACTAATAAGGCCGAGTTTATTTCTAAAGTTCAACAAGAGAAGGTGCTTTCAGAAGATACTGAGAACATGTTGAAAGAGGCTATAAATGAGGTGAAAACCTCAATGCTAGCTTCGGTTTAA